From the Malaclemys terrapin pileata isolate rMalTer1 chromosome 13, rMalTer1.hap1, whole genome shotgun sequence genome, one window contains:
- the FDXR gene encoding NADPH:adrenodoxin oxidoreductase, mitochondrial isoform X2: MRSCQFPSALFVLEWHQTTLKSKLVLAFPSPRRVKNVINSFTQTAHSDRCSYYGNITIGKDVTVKELQQAYHAVVLSYGAEDNRILGIPGENLSGVYSARAFVGWYNGLPENRDLKPDLSSETAVVLGQGNVALDVARVLLSPLDILRKTDITEGSLAAIACSKVKRVWLVGRRGPLQVAFTIKELREMINLPGTRPLLAPADFTGLGDVIKDVPRPRKRLTELMVKSALEKPGEKEASRWASATKEWGLKFRRSPLEVLSTADGKQARGIRIAVTRLEGSGESARAVPTGEVEELECGLILSSIGYQSLPLDSAIPFDPKLGIIPNSLGRVQGEPGLYCSGWVKRGPTGVIITTMNDSFDTAQSVLEDLQTGVLNLSSSKDGFKSVRSILHSRGVHPVTFSDWEKIDAAEVARGKLAGKPREKIVDLQEMLQLISH; encoded by the exons ATGAGAAGCTGCCAGTTCCCTTCGGCCTTGTTCGTTTTGGAGTGGCACCAGACCACCCTGAAGTCAAAGTTAGTACTGGCTTTCCCCTCGCCTCGCAGGgtcaag AACGTAATCAACTCATTTACTCAGACGGCGCATTCCGATCGCTGTTCCTATTATGGGAACATCACTATCGGAAAGGACGTGACGGTGAAGGAGTTGCAGCAGGCTTATCACGCGGTGGTTCTG AGCTATGGTGCTGAGGATAACCGGATCCTTGGAATCCCAGGGGAGAACCTCTCTGGGGTTTATTCAGCAAGAGCGTTTGTGGGCTGGTACAATGGACTGCCTGAGAACAGAGAT CTGAAGCCCGACCTAAGCAGCGAGACAGCCGTGGTCCTGGGGCAGGGGAATGTAGCTCTGGATGTTGCTCGAGTTCTGCTGTCTCCACTTGATATACTCAGG AAGACTGATATCACTGAAGGCTCCTTGGCAGCCATAGCCTGCAGTAAGGTCAAGCGTGTGTGGCTTGTTGGGCGGAGGGGGCCCCTCCAGGTAGCTTTCACCATAAAG GAGTTGCGGGAGATGATAAACCTGCCCGGTACCAGACCTCTCCTGGCCCCTGCTGACTTTACAGGCCTTGGCGATGTTATTAAAG ATGTTCCCAGACCCAGGAAGCGTCTGACCGAGCTGATGGTCAAATCGGCCCTGGAGAAACCTGGTGAGAAAGAGGCCAGTCGTTGGGCCTCAGCAACCAAAGAGTGGGGCTTGAAATTCCGGCGCAGTCCGCTGGAGGTACTGTCCACTGCTGACGGGAAGCAAGCAAGAGGCATCCGAATAGCCGTCACCAGGCTGGAG GGTTCAGGCGAGTCTGCCAGAGCTGTCCCCACTGGAGAAGTGGAGGAGCTCGAATGTGGGCTGATCCTCAGCAGCATTGGCTACCAGAGCCTCCCACTTGACTCGGCTATACCATTTGACCCCAAACTGGGGATCATCCCCAACAGCCTGGGCAGGGTTCAGGGGGAACCAG GTCTGTACTGCAGCGGCTGGGTGAAGAGGGGACCCACAGGGGTGATTATCACCACCATGAACGATAGCTTTGACACAGCCCAGTCCGTGCTAGAAGATCTCCAGACGGGGGTGCTGAACCTTTCAAGCTCCAAGGACGGCTTCAAGTCTGTGAGGAGCATCCTGCACAGTCGAG GGGTCCATCCGGTTACCTTCTCAGACTGGGAGAAGATAGATGCTGCTGAAGTGGCAAGAGGCAAGCTGGCTGGCAAACCTCGGGAGAAGATAGTGGATCTTCAGGAGATGCTGCAGTTGATCAGTCACTGA